DNA from Candidatus Eremiobacteraceae bacterium:
GCTCAAAGCTTGACGCTGAAGTCGAAGGCTGGCACACGCTCGCAAGTGCCGTCGAAGAATCGGGTGCCTTTGCAAGCTGATTGTCCGGATCGCGCAGATCGGAGACGTACTCGACGATTTCGATATCGTGGCGCCCAGGTTGGCACCAGCCGACCGCTTGCGCCGTCTCGAGCGTGCCGCTGAGGCGATATCCGCGGACCCGCCTATGTTCGATCGTGGTCGGCGACAATGTCACGACGGTCGGCGACCCGATGATCGCGGGTATCGGCGCTGGCGTCGCATCCACTGTATAGGTCGGGATGTCGGGGTCGACGCGTTGCGATGTGTAGGTGCGCTTGGCGTAGTCCAGCGCCATCGTCAGTCCTTGATCCGGTTTCGTGATCGCGACGTATTGCCCGGTCGCGACGCGTCTCCAGCCGTGATAGTACGCGAGCTGTGAGATCCTGCCGATTCTCATCCATGCATTGCCTTCTTCCGTGACCGCTGCTTGAGCACGTTTTTGCGCCGCATTAGCAGCAGCGCTCGCTGCCGCGGAAGCACCCATGGCGAGCAGCGGACCCACGCCCGGTATGGAACCGAGCAGGCCGCCGAGCAGGCCGGTGGCCATCCCTGCTGTTGCACTGGGAGCGGCCGGGGTGTGCATGGGAGGGCGTTTCGCGATCAGGTCAGCGTCGGAAACGAAGTTGTCCGGCGGCGGCGGCGTGCCCGATATGATGACCTTGGCGATATCGTCGTAGGCGAGCCCGACCTCCGCCTTGGCGGGCGTCGGCGATATGGGCGTCGAGGCGGTCGCTGCCGGGGATGGCGCGCCGATCGCCGTGCTCGGTCCAAAGCACGCAGCGAGGAGGCCGATGCAAACCGCGATCAACTGCGTTCGCATGCTGTATCCTCGCGATCCGGGCCGGGCCGCTGCTCCTCATCGAGGTCCTTTTCGGGCGCGGGAATGGGCGGTATTTCAGGCGGCCGTTTGCTCATCGGAATCTCCTGGCCGCGATCGCGTCGACGGTATCGGTGAACAGCGCATCGATCATCGTGCACAGCAGCCTGGCGATTCCGAAAAAAACGACTATGGACAGAAAAACGAGCGAAAGCGACGAGTTCATGATTGTTGCGGTCCCCTGGTCATAGCGGCCCCTCCTTGCCATATAGCATACGCCTGCACAGCCGGCTATTGTATCCGGGATACCTCGCAACAGCGGCGAAGCAGCCCCTAGGGCACATCAGGTGGGAGCTCGCACGTGGCTTCACGCGCAGCGCTGTCCGGACGTTTTGTCGGCCGCAAGGACGAGCTCGACCTGCTGCGGGCTGCGTTCGCTCGCGCGGCTGGCGGCCACGGCTCGACCGTGCTGCTATCGGGCGACGCCGGCATCGGCAAGACTCGGCTTATCGGCGAGTGGCGGATTTGGCTTGCGCAGCGTCAAGCGATCGTCGGTCTGGGCGAATGCTTGGACTACGCGCGAGCTCCCTATGCGCCATTCGTCGACGCGCTGCGCGACGCGCTGACCCAGGCCCCAGATGCGCTGCGCGACGCGCTCGCTGTGCGACGTATCCTGTCGACCCTGATTCCCGAGCTCGGCGGCGGAAGCGGTCCAAGGGCGGCTGAGGTCTCAAAGCGACAGCTCTTCGATGCGTTCGCCGAGGCCTTTCGGATCATCGCCACCGCATCGACCGCGATCATCGCCATCGAAGACCTTCATTGGGCAGATCCGGACTCGCTCGATCTGCTGTTGCACCTGTCGAGGATCGCGCCGCACGAACGCATCATGCTCGTGGCCACGTTTCGCGACGACGAAGTCGATCGCGGTAAGCTGGCGAGTCTCCGCGCGCGTTTGCAGCGAAGGCCGAACGTCGACGCGGTACGATTGTCCCCACTTGAGCGCACGGAGATGCGCATGCTCGCTCGCGAGATGCTCGGCAAGCACCCCCCGACCGGCAGGGAAGCGATAGAGCGGTCCATCACGCTCGCGGAAGGCAACCCGTTCTACGCCGAAGAGTTGCTGCGTCACGCGCTCGAGGGCCAGGGCGCTGATATGCCGCTCACATTGCGAGGGGTCATCTTAGAACGTCTGCGTTCCCTCAGCGCGGATCAACGCACGGCGCTTGTCTATGCCGCGGTCATCGGACGCCGATTCGAACCGGAGCTCTTGGCCGCCGCGCTCTCTCGCCCGATCGAAGCGATCATCGATGCGCTGCGCGCCGCGAGAGATAACCAGCTGATCATCGAGGAGCCCGGCCAACCAGTCTCCTACCGCTTTCGACACGCGCTCGTGCAAGAGATCCTCTACCGAGAATTGCTCGTACCGGAGGCTCAAGCGGTTCACCTGAAGATCGCACGCGCGCTGGAAAGCGATGGCGGAGCCACTCGGAGGCGCGCGATGGAGCTGGCGCGCCACTATTGGGAGGCGCGCGATCTCGACAAGACGATGCAGTACGCCGACCTCGCTGGCGATGCGGCGACCCAAACGCTCGCGCATGCCCAAGCCGCCACGCATTACGAGCGGGCCATCGAGGCCGCGCCGACGCTTTCGCAAAGCGACCGCAGCCGGTTGTATGAGAAGCTCGCGTTCGCGCTGCTCGACGCAGGCAGCATCGAACGTTCCTTGCGCGCGTTCTCTCTGGCGTTGGAGGGCCTGAGCGGCACGACGCGGCTCGAAGATATGGCTAATCTGCACTTAGGCATGTCGCGCGCCGAACGTCTGCTCGGTGACCGGCGGGCCGCGTTGACGCACGCCGACATAGCGATCGCGTCGCTTGCATCGCTGCCGCAAAGCTCCATCCGCTATCGAGCGCTCGTCTTTCGGGCGAATCTGGCGGCGAATGCGGATGATCTTCCTGGTCTCCTTGCCACCCTAAGCGAGGCCGAGACATTCTCAGGCGAACCGGACCTCGGCCGTCTCTCTCGCGTGCATGCCTTACGCGCGCACGCATGCATGATCCAAGGCGATTTCGAACGAGCGCGGCAGGAGTGCGAAACGGCGATCGCCGTCGCGCAAGAAGCCGGCGATCTGGTCGCGTTGGCTGTGAACTTCAACGAAGCCGCTCTGATCTACGAGGAAGAAGGTGATCTGGACAGCGCGATCAACGTCAGCGAACGCGCCGTCCGGATCGCGCGCGAGCGACTCTTGACACACCCTGAAGTGGTCGCAAATGGAAATCGCGCTCTCTACCTCTTGATGCTCGGCGATGTGACGGCGGCGCGCGCAGCGATTGATCTCGTCCTGGCAGCCCCCAGCCTGGATGACCAGCCGCTGCTGGCGGGTGTCGCCATGGGGGTCGGGATATTAGTAGGCGTGCGTCAGGGCGATGCCGCGTTCGTCGCAGGTCTGTTCGACGAAGTCGTGCTGGACCAGATCTTCGCTTTCGGCGGATCATATTCGGTGATCTCGGGGATGGCGCGCGCAGAGGTGTTCTTCGCCGATGGACGGCTTGGAGATGCGCAGCGCGCCTTTCACGAAGCGCTCGCGGCGGTGCGGACGCCGACCAACGACCTCGCCCTATTCCTTTGGCCGGCGCGTTTCGCGCGCGCGGAGGATCTGGCGCGGTTGCGAGAATCGCTAGCACCGTGGGCCGCTCGGCAGCCGACGGCGCGAGGGCGGGGCTATCTCTCACTGCTCGACGCCCAGGCGGCACGGGGACGCGGCGATGTGAGCGCGGCTAAGCAGCACGCGGCAGACGCCGCGACGGCCCTCGCGGACATTGGCTACTTGCTTTTCAAAGGGTTTTCGCTCGAGCTCGGTGGCCGAACGCGCGAAGCCGTGGAAACCTATCGTCGATCAGGAGCTTTGGGTGACGTCGCCCGACTCGACCGGGAACTCGCTCCCCGCGGAAGGCGCGACCGCCACGCCGTCGACCTCAGCAAGCGCGAGCGCGAGGTCGCGCAGCTCATCAGCAGCGGCAAGTCGAATAAAGCCATCGCGAGCGCGCTTGGGATCAGCGAGCGCACCGTCGAGAATCACGTGACCTCGATCTTCAAGAAGTTTGGCGTCGCATCTCGCACCGAACTCGTCGCGCGCATGACTGCGTCACTCGGGTTTTTGGAGCGGAAAAAGTAAGACGTCGCGGATCGAGCGTTCGCCGGTCAGCAGCATCACCAACCGGTCCACGCCGCTGCCCAGCCCGCCGGTGGGCGGCATGCCGTACTCGAGCGCCTGCACGTAATCCCAATCGGGTTCGGGCGCCTCTTGATCGCCGCGCGCGCGTTCAGCCGCCTGCGCTTCGAATCGCGTGCGCTGATCGTCCGGATCGTTGAGCTCTGAAAACGCGTTGACGATCTCCATGTGGCCGATGAACAGCTCGAAGCGTTCGACCAGTTGCGGATCGTCGGCGCGGCGTTTGGCCAACGGCGAGAGCACTACCGGGAAATCGGTGACGAAGGTCGGGTTGATCAAGTGCGGCTCGGCGACGGCCTCGAAGATCTTGTCGATGACATGCGCGTGGCTGCCGCCGGGATCGATCCTGAGCTTCAATTCGCCGGCCGCCGTGCGCGCGCGCGCTTCGTCGAGCACGTCGGCGCGCGTGAGCCCGCCCCATTTCTCCAACGCCTCGAGATAGGCGATGCGCGCGAACGGGCGCTCCAACGCGATCGTCTCGCCGCCGATCTGATGCTCGCCGCGCACCCCCGCCACCGCGGCCAGATGCAAGATCCAATCCTCCGACAACTCCATCATCGTGTTGACGTCGCCGTAGGCCTGATACAGCTCGAGCATGGTGAACTCGGGGTTGTGGGTGCGGTCGACGCCCTCGTTGCGGAAGATGCGCCCGATCTCGTAGACCTTCTCGATGCCGCCGACGATGCAGCGCTTGAGGTTGAGCTCGGTCGCGATACGCATCTGCAGCTTGATGTCGAGGGCATTCGAGTGTGTGACGAACGGCCGCGCATTGGCGCCGCCGGCGATCGAGAGCAAGACCGGTGTCTCGACCTCGACGAAGCCGCGATCGTCGAGATAACGGCGAGTCGCCGCGACAAGCCGGCTGCGCAGCAGCATCGTCTCGAGCACAGGACGGTTGACGATCAGGTCGACATAGCGCCGCCGATAGCGCGCTTCGTGATCCACCAGCCCGTGCCACTTCTCGGGCAGCGGGCGCAGCGATTTCGAGAGCACCGCTACGTGCTTGACCGCGATCGTCAGCTCGCCCGTCTTGGTGACGAACGGCTCGCCCTCGACTCCGACGATGTCGCCGCGGTCGAGCGTGTCCGCCATCGCGAAGTCGTCGCCCAACGCATCTGCGCGCAGGTAGATCTGGATGCGTCCGGACTGGTCGGAGATGTCCGAGAAGACCGCTTTTTTGCCCATCCATCGGACCGTGCCGAGCCGTCCGGCGGCACTGACCTTCGCCTGCGCGTGCTCGCCGGCTTTGAGCCCTTCGAACGTGTCGTGGAGCTGGCGCGCATCGTGCGTGCGCCCGAACGACGTGATCGCGAACGGATCGCGGCCGAATGAACGGAGCGCGTCGAGCTTGGCTCGACGCGCCTTGATGAGTTCGGCCTCGGTCGAACCGAGGTCGTGGTCGTCGCTCAACGTGCTTTCGCTTTGCCGCTCTTACGATTCGCCTTGATCGAGATGATCTTGAGCTGCACGTCGCCGCTCGGGGTCGTCGCCGTCACGGTCTGACCGGGTTTCGCGCCGATGAGCGCGATGCCGATCGGCGATTCGTTGGAGATCTTCGCACGCAGCGGATCGCTTTCGGCGCTGCCCACGATCGTGTACTCGCCTTCAAAGCCGCTGGTCAAGTTCTTGACCTTGACCGTGCTCGCCAAGTGCACTTCGTCCGCGCCGCCCTCGCCCTCGACGATGATCTTGGCATTGCGGATCATCGTCTCGAGCTTCATGATGCGGCCTTCGATGAACGCCTGCTCCTGCTTGGCGTCTTCGTATTCCGCGTTTTCGGAGATGTCGCCGAATTCTTTGGCCTGGCGGATCCGGTCGTTCACCTCTTTGCGGTGGACGGTCTTGAGCTCGTCGAGCTCAGCCTCCAGCTTTTTCAATCCGTCCGCTGTGAGTACGGTCTCTTTCTCTTGCATCATGTCCTTTCAAGTGCGGGGAAGGTCTCGATCCGAGGCGCGAACCTCAGCTCGTGCAGTAGCCGCAGGTAGTCATCTTCGGTCACGTCTTGCCAACGCTTGCCCAGCAGCGCGAGCAGCGCCGCCTCCATCACGTTGGTGCCGAACGATCGTCCGCCGAGATTGGGCGTGCTGGTCACGAGTCTGGCGGCGCCGCGCTCGCGCAGCTCGTCGACGTTGGCCTGCGTCACGGTGTTGGTGAGGATGGTCTTGCCGCGCAGATCGTCCGGCATATGCTGGCGGATGAAATGGAAGTCGCCGGCGATCACGTCCGCGGCGGCGTAGTAATGGGAGAATTTCGGCTCGGGCTCAGGCGGCTTCTCCTGTTTCTTGCCCGTCGGATAGAAGAATTGGAAGGGCAGCTTGCACGCGTCGGGCAGATACTTCTCGGCCAGCGCTTCGAACTCGGGCAACGAGGTGACCGGCTTGTCCACTCCAAGCGCGAAGATGAAGTCGCCGAAGGTCACGCGCGCGCCCGCCTCGACCAGCGCTTGCGCCATGCCGAAGCGGTCGAGCGCGCTCACCATGAGCACCGGCAGGCCGCGGAAGTCGATGACGCCTTCGGATTGCAGCCGGAGCACGGTTTCGCGCTCCAACGTGTTCTTGAGACCGCTGCCATCCACCACCGGCGTGATCTTGGCCGCCTCGAGCATGCGCAGTCCGTCGCGCAGCGCGTAGCGCTTCTTGCCGGCGTAGAGATACACGTCGATGCCGCCGAGCCCGATCGCGTCGACGGTCCCGTCCAGCTCGTGCAGCTTCGCGATCGCGCGATCCAGCGACCCGTCGAAGCCGATGCGGCTGATATCGAAGCGCTCGCCGAGCCATTCGACTTCGACGCGGTGATCGCGCGTCGACGAGCCAAGACTGACCGAGACGATCTTCTTCATCGTCAACGCACCGCCGGAACCGTTGCCGTCGCGCGTGCGGCGAGCGCCGCCTCGCGCGTGCGCGCGATCTGCTCGTCGCTCACCGGTTTGTCGAACGCGCGCATGCTGGCGAGCTTGAAGCCGTGCTTGTCGGCGAGACGTTCGATCTCGAGCACCTTGTCGAGGTGGATGCCGCGGCCCAACGAGTAGTTCACGAACTTGCCCTCGAGCGTGAGGATCATGGTCTCCGACATGCAGGCGAGCGCCGTGCGCGGCGGCAGGCCGAAGTCGAAGTTGAAATTCGGCTCGCCGGGCACGAGGATGTTGCCGCCCTCGCTGACCAGCACGTCCGGGCGTTCGGTAGCGACGCGGCGCGAGACGTCATGCGGCAGCGAGACTTCGCTGATCACCGCGCCAGGTCGCAGATCTTCAGGCTCGACGATCGCCGATACCGCTGAGGTCGCAGTGAGCACGAGATCGGCGGAGCGCACCGCTTGGCGGATGTCGGTGGTCCAGTCCAACGTCGCGCTGACGTGCGGCTGCATCGCGTGCGCGAGGTTCTTCAACCGCGTGGCGTTGCGCGCGGCCAGCGTCACGCGCGGGACCTTGTTGCCCAGGATCTGGGCGCAGGCCGAACCGATGCTGCCGGTCGCGCCGATGACGACGGCGGACGCGCTGGCCAGATCGATGTCCAAGTCGTGCGCCGCGCGATACAGACTTTGGATGCCCGAGGCGATGGTGTACGAATTGCCGGTCGTGATGGCGATGTCGGGAACTGTTTCGGCCAGCGTGATGCCGCCGTCACCGACCACCGATGAGAAGCCGCCCAAGCCGAGGATGCCGCAGCCCAGCTGCTTGGCGAGCTCGGCCGCGCCGACAAGGCGATTCATGATATCGGCGCGCGGCAACTCGAGCCATTGCTCCGGCATGAGCGGCACGCCGATGAAGTGGCCGGTGATCTCCTCGCCGGTGGACGCGCTGCGCACGCCGACGATATCAGAGACGCGATAGGGCGGTATCCATTCCAGGATCTTCTTTATGATAGGCCGGCCCTTGCCGACCGCGCCCGGATCGTAGCGCTCGACGTCGTCGTAGGACAGCGGGTGGACGAGGAAACCGAACTTGCGCAATGGAGGGCTAACCTCTGGAAGAGCCCGGTCGCAAAGCGGCCGGGTCGGTTCTTCTGCGTTTCGAAGAAGGGGACGGACGCTCCTCTGGAACGACGGAGCTCATTTGGAGCGGTCGAGTTTACTCGACCGATACGCTCTTCTCTGCGCGCGTCTTGAGCGCGGTCAGCATCATGAGCGAGTTCTCTTCGACCTTCTTGCGCAACGTCGGGCCGATGAGCTCGGCCAGGGTCGGCACGCCGAAGTCATAGTCGACGCCGAGCACCACGTGCGTGACGCCGTCGCGTTCCTCGAACGTCCACGCGCCCTCGAACTTATCGAGATCACCCTCGATGAGCCGGTAGTCGATGCGCGCCCGCGCGTCGTCGAAGACATCCACTTCGGTCCATTCGATCGGGGCTTCTTCGACCAGCGTCTTCCAACGCGTTGTCGTGCTGTTGCCGTCGCGCTTGAGGACTTTGACGGACTCGACGTCGGGCATGAACTCCGGGTAGCGCTCCATGTCCTTGGCGAGCTCGTAGATGACGCGCGCAGGAGCGGCGATGTCGATCGCGGTTTCTACATAGGGCATGGATCGATGTGCGTTCCCCGCGAGTGCGTAAAACGGCCGAGTAAACTCGGCCGCTCCAAGGCGACGCTCGTCAGTTGGTTCGTGCCAGCTCCCCGAGTTTTTCCTTCGCCTTGACCACTCCTTGTCCGAGCAGCGCGAGCGCCTCGTCGATCTCGTCTTTGGTGACGATAAGCGGCGGCTCGAGGCGGATGACCTTTTGCTGGTTGAGCGTATAGGCCGCGGTAAGCCCTAGTTTCAGACATTCGGGGATGATGACGCCGCCGTAGCCTTCGTTGGTGAGCTCGACGCCGACGACGAGCCCGCGCCCGCGCACCTGCGCGATCACGTCGGGATGACGCGCCATCAGTTGGCTCGCGCCCTCGAGCATGTACGCGCCCATCTCGCGCGAGCGTTGGACGAGACCCTCTTCTTCCAGCACTTGGAGCGCGGCGAGGCCCGCGGTGCACGCGAGGGGGTTGCCGCCGAAAGTCGAGGTGTGCAGCAGCGGCGCGTGGCCGAAGGCGGCCATCCAGACATCGTGGCGCGTGATGGTGGCGCCGATCGGCACGACGCCGCCGGATAGGCCCTTGGCAGCGGCGATGATGTCCGGCACGACGTCATCGTGATCGACGCCCCACAGATAGCCGGTACGTCCAAGACCCGTCTGCACTTCGTCTGCGATGAACAGCGCGCCGTGCGTGTCGCACAGATCGCGCACGCCGCGCAAGTAACCGTCGGGCGGGACCACCACGCCGCCTTCGCACTGCACCGGCTCGACGATGAACGCGGCCGCACCGGGCAGCGCTCGATCGAGCGCGTCGAGATCGCCGAACGGCACGTGGCAGAACTCCGGCACGAGCGGCTTGAACGAATCTTTGAGCAGATCGCGGCCGGTCGCGGTGAGGCTGCCCATCGTCTTGCCGTGGAAGGCGTTATGCGTGGCGACGATCATCGTGCGCTTGGTCGAGAGGCGCGCGGTCTTGAGAGCCGCTTCGACCGCTTCCGTGCCGCTATTCGAAAAGAAACTGATCTGCAAGTCGCCGGGGGCGATGCGGGCGAGCTCCTTAGCCAGCGCCGCGGTCCTGGCGTTGAAGAACACGCGCGACGAGAGCGCCATGTGGTTGAGCTGTTCGCGCACGGCCCCCACGACTCTGGGATGCATGTAGCCCAACGTAAATACGCCGTAGCCGCCGCAGAAATCGAGATACGACTTGCCGTTCTCGTCATACACGCGGACGCCGCGCGATTCGGTCTCCACCGTCGCACCGGCGAGCTTCATGAAGCGCGCCAGCGGCGGATTGATATAATCCTTGTAGGCGGCGTAGACCTCGTCGAAAGTTCCGCTCATCATGGCGTGGTTCTGTGACGCAGGGGCGGCATCCCGCGCGCAGCAACGCAACTTGCCGACATCAGAAGCCACGACGTTGAGATTTTTCAGCGATAGTCCGCCAAGTCAAAAGGCAGGGAAAACTTGCGCCCGTCCGGATCGGTGAAGAAGAGGGTGCCCTTGGGGCCTGCCGCCCCCGCAACCGCACACAAGCCGAACCGGTACGCGACGTGTCCGATCCAGCGATCCGCATTTCCGCCATTGGGAAGCAAAAACGTGTCCAACGTGGAGCCTCGTCCGACGTCCGTAGTCGTCGGTGCAAGCGTCATGCCGCCCGCTCGTACGCGGACCTCCGCAAAGCGCGCCAAGAACGAACGATCGGACTTGTCCGCCCCATGCGCGAAGAGGATGAAATCGACGGTGCAAGGAGCAGACGCTTTCGCGATCAGCGAGGCCGTCGGGGCGAGCCGGTCTACCGCTGATTCGTAGCCGACGTATGCGACTCGCTCGTACGGCGTGCCGACGACGACCGCGTCGACGGAACTGCGCACCGGCTGCAGCGAGAGCGCGTCGTGCACCGAGTATAGCGTGTAGGCGCGCACGTCGAACCCTCGATGCGCGCGCGCCATCGCGCCGCCGGCATCAAGCGCCTGCCGGATGTCGGGCTGCGAGAGCGCCGGCTCGAAGGCGAGCGAAGGCGTGGCCATCGACAGCACGGCCGCCACCAACCCAACGGTCGAGTGAACTCGACCGCTCCATCCTTCGTCTCGTCGAGTCATAGGCCGAAGACGTAGATTGTCGAGGCGCCGTTGGACCAGCCCGTGCGTGACACGTTGCCGGACGTGACGGCGAGCAGCTGTTTGCCATCAACCGTGTACGTCACGACCCCGCCCGCGAGGCTGCCGGGCGTCTTGTACTTGAAGAGCAACGCGCCCGACTTGGCATCGAAGACGAGCAGCTGGCCCGTCATGTCGCCGGTGAACACCAGCCCTCCGGCGGTCGGCGTGATCGCCGCGACGAGCGGGCCGCCGCTGTGATAGCGCCAGTTGACCTTGCCGGTGTCCGCATCGATGGCGTAGAGCCAACCGCGCGCCGACGAGAACGGATCGGGGATTACCGCTCCGCCCAAGAACAGCCGACCGGCGACGTAGCGGCCCGGCGTCAGCACGTATTTCCCGCACCAATCGTCGGAATTGACGAGCAGCTGATCGTTCGCGGCGTCGTACGCCGGGCCGTTCCATTCGACACCGCCGGTCCACGTCGGGCACACGTGCGTGCCTTGCGGCGTCGGCGCCGCGCTCTGATTGACGATCGTCGTGACCGCCACTTTGTAGAGCGGCTTGTGCGTCAGGCGATCGATGCCGTAGAGATATCCGTTCTTGCCCGCAACGACGGCCAGGTTCTTGCCGCCCGAGGTCGTGACGAGCGCAGCCGGCGCACCGAGATCGTAATCGAAGACGTCGTGCGGCACGAGCTGGTACCACCATTTGAGCTTGCCGGTCTTCGCATCGAGCACCACGAGAGAATCGGTGAAGAGATTGGCGCCGGGCCGGTAATCCCCCGAGAAATCAGGGCCCGGATTGCCAACCGGCACGAACAGCTCGCCGGTCGAAGAATCGAGCGTGTACGAGGTCCAGGTGGAGCCGCCGCCGGTGGCCGCTTCTTGCGCGTTGGCCCATGTGTTGCCGCCGACGTCGTGCGGCCCTGGGATCGGATCGAATGTCCACACCACGTGGCCGGTGGCGGTGTCGAACGCGAACATCTTGCCGCGCACGCCGAACTCGGCGCCGGCCAGACCGATGTAGGCGAGGCCGTCCCAGACGATCGGCGCAGCGCTCAAGAACGCGCCGAACGAAGAATTCGCGACTTTGACATCCCAGATCGTCTTGCCCGTTTTGGCGTTGATGGCGATGAAGTGCGCGTCGGGTGTGCCGCGGTAGACATTGACGCCGTCGTAGGCGACGCCGCGATTCACCGGCGTGAGCACTTTGCCCACCGGCTGATATTCGTTCTTCCAGAGCAGCTCGCACGTCTTGGCGTTGACGGCGTACGTGTTGTCCGGCGTCGTGAAATACATCACGCCGGCGGCTATCACGATGCCGGCCTGGAACGCGCCTGCCTCACCGGTCGCGTAGTGGCACAACGGCTTGAGGCCGGCGACGTTCTTCGCCGTGATCTCCGACAGCGCTGAGAAGCGCTCGCCGGTCAGAGTGCGGTTATAGGTCGGCCAATCGGCTGATGACGAGAGGGGCGCGCCGACGGGTGATTGCGGCGCCGAGCACGCGGACGCGCCGATCGCCAACGCGGACGCGAGCACGACAGCGCGAGGTGCACGCATGGTGCCGCCTTGGCCACCCGCGCGCACGCATCCTAGGCTGCGCTTAGGCTAGTTTGGTACCGCAGTTCCCGCAGAACTTCGCGCCGGCCGGATTCTGCTGATGGCAGCTCGGACACTCGACCGTTTGCGCCACCGCCTTGCCGCATTCCGGACAGAACTTCGAACCTGCCGGGATTTTGGCCTGACAATTCGGACAGGCGATCATCGCCACCGTTGCGCCCGCGGTGGCGCCGGCGGCCGCCGTGTTGGCGGCGTTCGCCTGCGCCTGCTGCTGCATCGCGGCGTTGATCATGCCCGGCACGGCGAAGCCGAGTCCCGCGCCCATGCCGATGCCGGCGGCCGCACCCGCGGCGCCGCCCGGATTCTGCGCAGCGTCCTCGAGCGACTTGGCCGCTTTGAACTGCATGTACTGGTTCATGTTGCCGACGACGCCCATGCCGGTGCGCTCGTCGATGACCTT
Protein-coding regions in this window:
- a CDS encoding PQQ-binding-like beta-propeller repeat protein, which produces MRAPRAVVLASALAIGASACSAPQSPVGAPLSSSADWPTYNRTLTGERFSALSEITAKNVAGLKPLCHYATGEAGAFQAGIVIAAGVMYFTTPDNTYAVNAKTCELLWKNEYQPVGKVLTPVNRGVAYDGVNVYRGTPDAHFIAINAKTGKTIWDVKVANSSFGAFLSAAPIVWDGLAYIGLAGAEFGVRGKMFAFDTATGHVVWTFDPIPGPHDVGGNTWANAQEAATGGGSTWTSYTLDSSTGELFVPVGNPGPDFSGDYRPGANLFTDSLVVLDAKTGKLKWWYQLVPHDVFDYDLGAPAALVTTSGGKNLAVVAGKNGYLYGIDRLTHKPLYKVAVTTIVNQSAAPTPQGTHVCPTWTGGVEWNGPAYDAANDQLLVNSDDWCGKYVLTPGRYVAGRLFLGGAVIPDPFSSARGWLYAIDADTGKVNWRYHSGGPLVAAITPTAGGLVFTGDMTGQLLVFDAKSGALLFKYKTPGSLAGGVVTYTVDGKQLLAVTSGNVSRTGWSNGASTIYVFGL